From one Melioribacteraceae bacterium genomic stretch:
- a CDS encoding sugar phosphate isomerase/epimerase, which translates to MKIIFTKSKWEMWNDPLIHFINRVAEDKFDGTELYFDSVKDDPKVIKDLHESNGLFLIGQILTDGKTISDHIESFKRQAEFALEAGSKLVNVHAGRDYFSFDENLLLIDKINKFSKQCGVEFLIETHRARLTYSLIDTTNYLEASSGLKLTADFSHWMVVHESDLSNQSENLQKAIDRSFHIHARVGYEEGPQVTNPSAPEWKSHLDNHLSIWQRIIDKRKTEGKEFITITPEFGPPNYMHTLPFSNEPISDAWETNIKMREILNSRLEI; encoded by the coding sequence ATGAAAATTATATTCACAAAATCGAAATGGGAAATGTGGAATGATCCTTTGATTCATTTCATCAATAGAGTTGCTGAGGATAAATTTGATGGTACTGAACTCTATTTTGATTCCGTAAAAGATGACCCCAAAGTGATTAAGGATTTACATGAGTCAAACGGATTATTTTTAATTGGACAAATATTAACCGACGGCAAAACAATTTCCGACCATATTGAAAGCTTTAAACGACAAGCCGAGTTTGCACTAGAAGCCGGTTCGAAGTTGGTTAATGTTCATGCTGGTAGAGATTACTTCTCTTTTGATGAAAATTTACTGCTTATTGATAAAATCAATAAATTCAGTAAACAATGCGGAGTTGAATTTTTAATTGAAACACACCGCGCCAGGTTAACATATTCATTAATCGATACAACTAATTATCTTGAAGCTTCATCCGGATTAAAACTTACTGCCGACTTTTCACACTGGATGGTTGTTCATGAATCAGACTTGAGTAATCAATCCGAGAATCTACAAAAGGCAATTGATAGAAGCTTTCACATTCATGCCCGTGTTGGATATGAAGAGGGCCCTCAAGTAACTAATCCTTCCGCCCCGGAATGGAAATCACATTTAGATAATCATCTTTCAATTTGGCAAAGGATTATAGATAAAAGAAAGACAGAGGGAAAAGAATTTATTACTATAACTCCCGAATTCGGTCCGCCGAATTATATGCACACTCTT